Genomic window (Campylobacter sp. RM16704):
CAAAACGATAAAATTTTCATAGATGGAACACCTGCTGTAGCAAGTGTTAATTATGATTTTGGATATTATACCTTTACAAGAAATGGCAAACACTACGCACAAAATAGATCACAAATAACTGATATTGCCGGAGCAAACGAAGTTGTTCAAACAAGAAAAATATTTAAAATGGGAAAAAGTATTTTTAGTTGGAATGAAGGATCTAACAAGCCTTTGGGATTAAAATTTGAAATTATTCCTTTGCAAAATCCTTTAATACTAAAAGAAGGAGACAAGCTAAAATTACAAGTTTTATTAGATGGAAAACCAATAAAAGGAGTAGAGTTTGAAGATCAAAATGATGATATTGAAAATATTACAACAAACGATAACGGCATAGCAACAATAACACTAACAAAACCAAAAGAAAGATTACAAATTATAGCTGCAAATATAAAAATTCCATATAATCTGGATAGATATGGTGACACTTTACAACTAACAGCTACTTTGAGTTTTCAATCTAAGTAAAATAATTTTCACTAATATAAACATTTTTATATTAGTGAAATCTCTATTATAATAATTTATTTATAATTTCTTGTTATAAATGAAAATATCTTAAGCATGTTTTCCAATAAAAAACCTCATAAATTCACTTAATTTTTTAATTTTTTCAAGATCAATAGAATTGTAAATACTAGCACGAATTCCACCTAAAATTCTATGTCCTTTAAGTCCTATCATACCATTTTCCTCTGCTTCTTTTACAAAAATTGGTTCTAAATTTCTATCATGAGCTATGTTAAAACTAACATTCATTAACGATCTATCTTCTTTTTTAGCATGACCTTTATAAAAACCACTACTCTCATCAATCACATCATATAAAATTTTAGCCTTTTGTATGTTTTGCTCATTAATTTTATCTAAACCACCTTGATTTAAAAGCCACTTCATTTCAAGATTAAACATATATATAGCAAAGGTTGCAGGAGTGTTGAACAAAGAATTATTTTCAGCATAAATGCTGTATTTTAGCATACTAGGTATATTTTTATTTTTACTACGTTCTATCATATCTTTACGCACAAAAGCACATGCAAGTCCTGAAATTCCAGCATTTTTTTGCACCCCTCCAAAAAGCATAGCAATATTGGAAAAATCTATCTTTTTAGAGAAAAAATCACTAGAAGCATCAATTATCAAAGGACTTTTAGTTTTTGGATATTCTTTATATTGGGTTCCATAAATAGTATTGTTAGAGCATATATAAGCATAATCTGCATTATCACTAAATTCAAATTGCGGAATATGATTAAATTCACTTTCTTGACTACTTGCCACTATTTTTGTATTTACTCCCAAAATTTCAGCCTCTTTTATAGCCTTTTTAGTCCAAACTCCAGTATTAGCAAATTCACAAACCCCGCCCATATATAAATTCATAGGTATCATAGCAAATTGTAAACTAGCTCCACCTTGCATCAAAAGTACTTCATAATCATCACTTACACCATAAAGTTCCTTTGCCATTTTAATAGCTTCAAAATGCACCTCTTCAAAAACCTTTCCACGATGAGAAACTTCCATAATAGAAAAGCCTTTACCATGATAATCAAACAAATGCTCTTGTGCTTCTTTTAAAACCTCATCAGGCAAGTTTGAAGGACCTGCACTAAAATTCATTACTCTCATTTTCTCTCCTTTTTATAGTATTTGAGCCTCTTTGCTCTTATTTATAGAGCAAAGTTTTATAATATCTCCTTTTTTTAGCTTTTCAAGAGAGATATTTTTGCCATCTTTTTGTAAATTTATCAAATTTTTGCTTTTATCAAAAAAATTTTTATGTTGAACTAAAAGCTCTTCAAAATTGTCAAGTTTATTTTCATAATTTAATAATTTTAAATTTAAAACACTCTT
Coding sequences:
- the serC gene encoding phosphoserine transaminase yields the protein MRVMNFSAGPSNLPDEVLKEAQEHLFDYHGKGFSIMEVSHRGKVFEEVHFEAIKMAKELYGVSDDYEVLLMQGGASLQFAMIPMNLYMGGVCEFANTGVWTKKAIKEAEILGVNTKIVASSQESEFNHIPQFEFSDNADYAYICSNNTIYGTQYKEYPKTKSPLIIDASSDFFSKKIDFSNIAMLFGGVQKNAGISGLACAFVRKDMIERSKNKNIPSMLKYSIYAENNSLFNTPATFAIYMFNLEMKWLLNQGGLDKINEQNIQKAKILYDVIDESSGFYKGHAKKEDRSLMNVSFNIAHDRNLEPIFVKEAEENGMIGLKGHRILGGIRASIYNSIDLEKIKKLSEFMRFFIGKHA
- a CDS encoding DUF4198 domain-containing protein; translation: MKFSKIVFLGFFITSSALAHQFFPMQTSDGYKVGFWADDHWGQYQPDRIFGISAKDSKGKLLKAGYDYQNDKIFIDGTPAVASVNYDFGYYTFTRNGKHYAQNRSQITDIAGANEVVQTRKIFKMGKSIFSWNEGSNKPLGLKFEIIPLQNPLILKEGDKLKLQVLLDGKPIKGVEFEDQNDDIENITTNDNGIATITLTKPKERLQIIAANIKIPYNLDRYGDTLQLTATLSFQSK